Proteins from one Humidesulfovibrio mexicanus genomic window:
- a CDS encoding DUF134 domain-containing protein: MPRPRCCRRIGAAPTCRVFKPAGTPLEGLEQVRLALEEYEAVRLADLEGLYQEDAAARMGVSRQTFGRTVGAARAKIARALVLGLALRIEIPQDDAEKLPPREFLCPDCGYFGPVPCADGWPEDCPGCGNRSFRRKRRQGPGPVAQGARKKQSCPPKKER, translated from the coding sequence ATGCCCAGACCACGCTGCTGTCGCCGCATCGGCGCGGCCCCGACCTGCCGGGTGTTCAAGCCTGCGGGCACCCCGCTGGAAGGCCTGGAGCAGGTGCGCCTCGCCCTGGAGGAGTACGAGGCGGTGCGCCTTGCCGACCTTGAGGGCCTGTACCAGGAGGACGCGGCCGCGCGCATGGGCGTTTCGCGCCAGACCTTCGGCCGCACGGTAGGCGCTGCGCGGGCCAAGATCGCCCGCGCCCTGGTGCTGGGCCTGGCGCTGCGCATCGAAATCCCCCAGGACGATGCGGAAAAGCTCCCGCCGCGCGAGTTTCTCTGCCCGGACTGCGGGTATTTTGGGCCTGTGCCCTGCGCCGACGGCTGGCCGGAGGACTGCCCCGGCTGTGGAAACCGGAGCTTCCGCCGCAAGCGCCGCCAAGGCCCCGGACCCGTCGCCCAGGGCGCACGAAAAAAACAATCCTGCCCCCCAAAAAAGGAGCGCTGA
- a CDS encoding iron-containing alcohol dehydrogenase, with the protein MWDNSFDTHEIKEIRTRTTTYLGAGAITRIHDIAAALKARGVDSVLCVTGGRSYRLTGAWDHVAAACGEHGIRMALYDKITPNPTTDAIDAAASIGRLHGAQAVIAIGGGSPIDAGKSAAILLANPGRTADQLYSLAFTPKAAVPIVVVNLTHGTGSEVNRFAVATITRLNHKPAIAYDCLYPLYSIDDPALMTRLSPAQTRFVSIDAVNHVIEAATATTANPLSILLAQETIRLAAAHLPTALANPEDLRARYCLSYAALIAGTAFDNGLLHFTHALEHPLSAVKPELAHGLGLSMLLPAVIRQCYPARPEVLAQILAPIAPGLTGRPEEAFDAALAVERWLAELGVPQKLQDEGFSEGDVDGLCTLVETTPSLGLLLSVAPVPGTRQRVAEIYRQSLRSLAA; encoded by the coding sequence ATGTGGGACAACAGCTTCGACACCCATGAAATCAAGGAGATTCGCACCCGGACCACGACCTACCTCGGCGCAGGGGCCATAACGCGCATCCACGACATCGCCGCCGCGCTCAAGGCGCGCGGGGTGGACAGCGTGCTCTGCGTCACCGGCGGGCGCTCCTACCGTCTCACCGGAGCCTGGGACCATGTGGCCGCGGCCTGCGGCGAGCACGGCATCCGCATGGCGCTTTACGACAAGATAACGCCCAACCCCACAACCGACGCCATCGACGCGGCCGCGTCCATCGGCCGCCTGCACGGGGCCCAGGCCGTCATCGCCATCGGCGGGGGAAGCCCCATAGACGCGGGCAAGAGCGCGGCCATCCTGCTGGCCAATCCCGGCCGCACGGCCGACCAGCTGTACAGCCTCGCCTTCACGCCCAAGGCCGCCGTTCCCATCGTGGTGGTGAACCTCACCCACGGCACGGGCAGCGAGGTGAACCGCTTCGCCGTGGCGACCATCACCAGGCTGAACCACAAGCCGGCCATCGCCTACGACTGCCTCTACCCCCTCTACTCCATCGACGACCCGGCGCTCATGACCCGGCTTTCCCCGGCGCAGACGCGCTTCGTCAGCATCGACGCCGTGAACCACGTCATCGAGGCGGCCACGGCCACAACCGCCAACCCGCTCTCCATCCTGCTGGCCCAGGAGACCATCCGCCTGGCCGCCGCGCACCTGCCCACTGCCCTCGCCAACCCGGAGGATCTGCGCGCGCGCTACTGCCTCTCCTACGCCGCGCTCATCGCGGGCACGGCCTTTGACAACGGGCTGCTGCACTTCACCCACGCCCTGGAGCACCCCTTGAGCGCCGTGAAGCCCGAGCTGGCGCACGGCCTGGGCCTGTCCATGCTGCTGCCGGCCGTCATCCGCCAGTGCTACCCAGCCAGGCCGGAGGTGCTGGCGCAGATCCTCGCGCCCATTGCGCCGGGGCTTACGGGGCGCCCGGAGGAGGCCTTCGACGCCGCCCTGGCCGTGGAACGCTGGCTTGCGGAGCTGGGCGTGCCGCAAAAGCTCCAGGACGAGGGCTTCAGCGAGGGTGATGTGGACGGTTTGTGCACCCTCGTCGAGACCACGCCGTCGCTGGGGCTGCTGCTTTCGGTCGCGCCGGTGCCGGGCACGCGCCAGCGCGTGGCCGAGATCTACCGCCAGTCCCTGCGTTCCCTGGCTGCCTGA
- a CDS encoding glycerate kinase type-2 family protein: MRDEPQFSTLRAIFEAALERIDPYGMITERVRLEGGRLVVQLDQARHEEELSRYSRVLVLGCGKASARMALALEGILSGLPEGLEWGGLVCTKYGHTERLARIGQVEAAHPVPDQAGVEAARRMAELARQADENTLVLNLISGGGSALLPAPMRYSDAGREVALTLEHKQAVTRALLSCGADIREINCVRKHLSELKGGRFLRLLAPARSISLILSDVVGDRLDTIASGITSDDSSTYAQALEIVRGYGIAGRIPQQALRALELGAAGEIPETPKPGDPALERAVNLLIGTNHAALLAACHKARELGLNVAPLTCLLTGEAREVARFLSGIGQDARRTGMLVAPPACVILGGETVVTLTGEGKGGRNQEMALAFLAELDRDPEAGRGLAFLSASTDGSDGPTDAAGAYASAGMLARAKEAGLSMSQALRANDSYHFFEAIGGLYKTGPTRTNVCDLHLLLVE; the protein is encoded by the coding sequence ATGCGCGACGAACCGCAGTTTTCGACCCTCCGCGCCATTTTCGAGGCGGCGCTGGAGCGCATCGACCCCTACGGAATGATCACCGAGCGCGTGCGGCTGGAGGGCGGGCGGCTGGTGGTGCAGCTGGACCAGGCCCGGCACGAGGAGGAGCTTTCGCGCTATTCTCGCGTGCTGGTGCTGGGCTGCGGCAAGGCCAGCGCGCGCATGGCCCTGGCCCTGGAGGGCATCCTCTCCGGGCTGCCGGAGGGCTTGGAGTGGGGCGGGCTGGTGTGCACCAAGTACGGCCACACGGAGCGGCTTGCGCGCATCGGCCAGGTGGAGGCCGCGCACCCGGTGCCGGACCAGGCCGGGGTGGAGGCGGCGCGGCGCATGGCCGAGCTGGCGCGCCAGGCCGACGAGAATACCCTGGTGCTGAACCTCATTTCCGGCGGCGGCTCCGCGCTTCTGCCCGCGCCCATGCGCTATAGCGACGCCGGGCGCGAGGTGGCCCTGACCCTGGAGCACAAGCAGGCCGTGACCCGCGCCCTGCTCTCCTGCGGGGCGGACATCCGCGAGATCAACTGCGTGCGCAAGCACCTTTCCGAGCTCAAGGGCGGACGTTTTCTGCGCCTGCTGGCCCCGGCGCGCAGCATCTCGCTCATCCTTTCCGACGTGGTGGGCGACCGGCTGGACACCATCGCCTCGGGCATCACCAGCGACGATTCCAGCACCTATGCCCAGGCGCTCGAAATCGTGCGGGGCTACGGCATCGCGGGGCGCATTCCGCAGCAGGCCCTGCGCGCCCTGGAGCTGGGCGCGGCAGGGGAGATTCCGGAAACGCCCAAGCCCGGCGACCCGGCCCTGGAACGCGCCGTGAACCTGCTCATCGGCACCAACCACGCGGCGCTTCTGGCCGCCTGCCACAAGGCGCGGGAGCTGGGGCTCAACGTGGCGCCGCTCACCTGCCTGCTCACGGGCGAGGCCCGCGAGGTGGCGCGCTTTCTCTCGGGCATCGGGCAGGACGCCCGGCGCACGGGAATGCTGGTCGCGCCCCCGGCCTGCGTCATTCTTGGCGGGGAGACCGTGGTCACCCTGACGGGCGAGGGCAAGGGCGGCCGCAACCAGGAGATGGCCCTGGCCTTTCTGGCGGAGCTGGACCGCGATCCCGAGGCCGGGCGCGGACTGGCGTTTTTGTCTGCCTCCACCGACGGCAGCGACGGCCCCACGGACGCCGCCGGGGCCTACGCCTCGGCCGGGATGCTGGCCCGGGCGAAGGAGGCCGGGCTCTCCATGAGCCAGGCCCTGCGCGCCAACGACTCCTATCACTTCTTCGAGGCCATAGGCGGGCTGTACAAGACCGGACCCACGCGCACCAACGTCTGCGACCTGCACCTGTTGCTGGTGGAATAG
- the cobI gene encoding precorrin-2 C(20)-methyltransferase, which yields MTRYGTLHGIGVGPGDPDLITLKAVKILQNVDVVLAAASTKNEASLALSIARPHLRQGAQILRLDFPMTRDQAVLDQAWRDNARAVADILAQGKSAAFLTLGDPLTYSTFGYLLRTLNGLLAEIPVQVTPGITSYQAAAAHTGRVLVESGESLAVVSGVAGEAELERVLSSAQAAVILKAYKNMPVIRRVLARLGLSDAAVFVTRLGLEDEAVFHGLDAVPDRPSYFSLILVRRG from the coding sequence ATGACCCGTTACGGAACCTTGCACGGCATCGGCGTCGGCCCCGGCGACCCGGACCTCATCACGCTCAAGGCCGTCAAGATATTGCAGAACGTCGATGTCGTGCTGGCCGCGGCATCCACCAAGAACGAGGCCTCGCTGGCGCTGTCCATCGCCCGGCCGCACCTGCGCCAGGGCGCGCAGATCCTGCGCCTGGACTTCCCCATGACCCGCGACCAGGCCGTGCTGGACCAAGCCTGGCGCGACAACGCGCGCGCCGTGGCGGACATCCTGGCCCAGGGCAAAAGCGCCGCCTTCCTGACCCTGGGCGACCCCCTTACCTACAGCACCTTCGGCTACCTGCTGCGCACCCTGAACGGCCTGCTGGCGGAGATTCCCGTGCAAGTGACGCCGGGCATAACCAGCTACCAGGCGGCTGCCGCGCACACGGGCCGGGTGCTGGTGGAAAGCGGCGAGAGCCTGGCCGTGGTCTCCGGCGTGGCCGGGGAGGCGGAGCTGGAGCGCGTGCTCTCCTCGGCCCAGGCGGCGGTGATCCTGAAGGCCTACAAGAACATGCCGGTCATCCGGCGGGTGCTGGCGCGCCTGGGGCTTTCGGACGCGGCCGTGTTCGTCACCCGGCTGGGGCTGGAGGACGAGGCGGTCTTCCACGGCCTGGACGCCGTGCCGGACAGGCCCAGTTACTTCTCGCTGATCCTGGTGCGCAGGGGCTGA
- a CDS encoding ABC transporter substrate-binding protein → MRPTSAWPRTPSPARPRRTWFLALALAVLSAALCTARPALAGVRVTDDTGREIVLPRPAVRVIALYGAFNEILDGLGRAEAIVARTNADTTPARIAKLPVIGTHMRPNIEAVLAQKPDLVLQMAGRKEASIPVDALMRHGVSVAVFRAGSFAELMSVIRRVGTLTGADDRAEAMVLGLQARLDAVDAQVARTSGRPRTFFEVRSPNMFSVGQKSLVTEIIRRAGGINCVQTPERFAHLSEEEVIRLAPEAYVIQRGPMNPAPLPLADRPRLRGLPATKSGRAWFVDEMKYSRPGPRNVDAVEELARLLHPEIARKPGAKDTK, encoded by the coding sequence ATGAGACCGACATCCGCGTGGCCCCGCACCCCGTCACCGGCGCGCCCCAGGCGCACATGGTTCCTGGCGCTGGCCCTGGCCGTCCTTAGCGCGGCCCTGTGCACGGCCCGCCCGGCCCTGGCCGGGGTGCGCGTCACCGACGACACCGGCCGGGAGATCGTGCTGCCGCGCCCGGCCGTGCGCGTCATCGCCCTTTACGGGGCCTTCAACGAGATCCTGGACGGCCTGGGCCGGGCGGAGGCCATCGTGGCGCGCACCAACGCCGACACAACCCCGGCGCGCATCGCCAAGCTGCCGGTCATCGGCACGCACATGCGCCCCAACATCGAGGCCGTGCTGGCCCAGAAGCCCGACCTGGTGCTCCAGATGGCCGGGCGCAAGGAGGCCTCCATCCCGGTGGACGCCCTTATGCGCCACGGCGTGAGCGTGGCCGTGTTCCGCGCGGGGAGCTTCGCGGAGCTCATGAGCGTCATCCGCCGGGTGGGAACCCTCACCGGGGCGGACGACAGGGCCGAGGCCATGGTGCTGGGCCTGCAGGCCCGGCTGGACGCCGTGGACGCGCAAGTGGCCCGCACCAGCGGCCGACCCCGCACGTTCTTCGAGGTGCGCTCGCCCAACATGTTCAGCGTGGGGCAAAAAAGCCTGGTGACGGAAATCATCCGCCGGGCGGGCGGCATCAACTGCGTGCAGACGCCGGAGCGCTTCGCGCACCTGAGCGAGGAGGAGGTCATCCGCCTGGCCCCGGAGGCGTACGTCATCCAGCGCGGCCCCATGAACCCGGCCCCCCTGCCGCTGGCCGATCGCCCGAGGCTGCGCGGCCTCCCTGCGACCAAAAGCGGTCGGGCCTGGTTCGTGGACGAAATGAAGTATTCGCGGCCCGGCCCGCGCAACGTGGACGCCGTGGAGGAGCTCGCCCGGCTGCTGCATCCAGAAATCGCCCGCAAACCGGGCGCAAAGGACACCAAATGA
- a CDS encoding ABC transporter ATP-binding protein encodes MIRASGLRSGYGGRAVLHGVDLRLAAGEFAALLGPNGSGKTTLLLTLAGVLTPLDGRVELDGRDLARISARERARLASCVPQSVQVPQGFTVRELVRMGRYAHAGFFGGCGPEDEAAVDAALSEARCQELAPREACGLSGGERQRVLLARALCQGRRLLLLDEPTSALDLARRVEAFDLLAAQHRAGGTVLAAAHDLNLAALYCPRLIFLKGGRVALDGPTAEVFTEANLKDIYETDIRVAPHPVTGAPQAHMVPGAGPGRP; translated from the coding sequence ATGATCCGCGCTTCGGGCTTGCGCTCCGGCTACGGCGGCCGCGCGGTGCTGCACGGGGTGGACCTGCGCCTTGCGGCGGGCGAGTTCGCGGCCCTGCTCGGCCCCAACGGCTCGGGCAAGACCACGCTGCTGCTGACGCTGGCCGGGGTGCTGACGCCCCTGGACGGCCGGGTTGAGCTGGACGGCCGAGACCTGGCGCGGATCTCCGCGCGGGAGCGGGCGCGCCTGGCCTCCTGCGTGCCGCAAAGCGTGCAGGTGCCGCAGGGCTTCACCGTACGGGAGCTGGTGCGCATGGGCCGCTACGCCCATGCCGGATTTTTCGGCGGCTGCGGGCCGGAGGACGAAGCCGCCGTGGACGCGGCGCTTTCCGAGGCCCGCTGCCAGGAGCTGGCCCCGCGCGAGGCCTGCGGGCTTTCCGGCGGGGAGCGCCAGCGCGTGCTGTTGGCCCGCGCCCTGTGCCAGGGCCGCCGCCTGCTGCTTTTGGACGAGCCCACCAGCGCCCTGGATTTGGCCCGGCGCGTGGAGGCCTTCGACCTGCTGGCCGCACAGCACAGGGCTGGCGGCACGGTGCTGGCCGCGGCCCACGACCTGAACCTGGCCGCCCTGTACTGCCCCCGGCTGATCTTCCTCAAGGGCGGGCGGGTGGCGCTCGACGGCCCCACGGCCGAAGTCTTCACCGAAGCGAACCTGAAGGACATCTATGAGACCGACATCCGCGTGGCCCCGCACCCCGTCACCGGCGCGCCCCAGGCGCACATGGTTCCTGGCGCTGGCCCTGGCCGTCCTTAG
- a CDS encoding FecCD family ABC transporter permease, with protein MTGQGEHETGATGPVRRDFRSAALRAPDRPVVRAAVRALALPVALAAGLAATMVLACAVGSYPTTAQDALRALAQAAGIPLGAPVAPDLALVVVDIRLARVLLAGLTGAALAVAGAAFQGVLRNPLADSFTLGVSGGAAFGASAAILGGLAGQAAQTGQAMALPACALAGALGALALVLLLARAGGGPLSGLRRETVVLAGIVVSTFLSALISLLKSLDEESVASIVFWVMGSFQGRGFEHAELAWPYMLLGAGLVFWRARELDLLALGETQARMLGLDAGRSRLWLLLGASLLSGAAVAVSGVIGFVGLVVPHLARLFLGAGHARLLPASALLGALLLIWSDVAARSVLPGGAELPVGVVTALVGGPFFCLLLARRGLMARGGGGA; from the coding sequence ATGACCGGGCAGGGCGAACACGAAACCGGGGCCACAGGGCCAGTGCGGCGGGACTTTCGCTCCGCCGCACTGCGCGCCCCGGACCGACCTGTCGTCCGGGCCGCCGTCCGGGCGCTCGCCCTGCCCGTCGCGCTGGCGGCGGGACTTGCCGCCACAATGGTCCTGGCCTGCGCCGTGGGCAGCTATCCCACCACGGCCCAGGACGCACTGCGCGCCCTGGCCCAAGCGGCCGGGATCCCCCTTGGCGCGCCCGTGGCCCCGGACCTGGCCTTGGTGGTGGTGGACATCCGCCTGGCGCGGGTGCTCCTGGCGGGCCTCACCGGCGCGGCCCTGGCCGTGGCGGGCGCGGCCTTCCAGGGCGTGCTGCGCAACCCCCTGGCCGACTCCTTCACCCTGGGCGTCTCCGGCGGCGCGGCGTTCGGCGCCTCTGCGGCCATCCTGGGCGGGCTGGCCGGGCAGGCCGCGCAAACGGGCCAGGCCATGGCCCTGCCCGCCTGCGCCCTGGCCGGAGCGCTCGGCGCGCTGGCCCTGGTGCTGTTGCTGGCGCGCGCCGGAGGCGGGCCGCTCTCCGGCCTGCGGCGGGAAACCGTGGTCCTGGCGGGCATAGTGGTGTCCACCTTCCTCTCCGCCCTTATTTCGCTCTTGAAAAGCCTGGACGAGGAGTCCGTGGCCAGCATCGTGTTCTGGGTCATGGGCAGTTTCCAGGGCCGGGGCTTCGAGCACGCGGAGCTGGCCTGGCCGTACATGCTGCTTGGCGCGGGACTGGTGTTCTGGCGCGCGCGCGAGCTGGACCTGCTGGCCCTGGGCGAAACCCAGGCGCGGATGCTGGGCCTGGACGCCGGGCGCTCGCGCCTGTGGCTGCTTCTGGGCGCAAGCCTGCTCTCCGGCGCGGCCGTGGCGGTCAGCGGGGTCATCGGCTTCGTGGGGCTGGTGGTGCCGCACCTGGCGCGGCTGTTCCTGGGGGCCGGGCACGCGCGGCTCCTGCCCGCCTCGGCCCTGCTGGGCGCGCTTCTGCTCATCTGGTCCGACGTGGCGGCGCGCAGCGTGCTGCCCGGCGGAGCCGAACTGCCCGTGGGCGTGGTGACGGCCCTTGTGGGCGGACCGTTCTTCTGCCTGCTGCTGGCCCGCAGGGGTCTCATGGCCAGGGGCGGGGGCGGCGCATGA
- a CDS encoding sirohydrochlorin cobaltochelatase, translating into MRSRAVRFHWSLFAAALLCLCLSAPAFAGEHGKAPEAKRGILLVAFGTSVPEAAASIDELTRQAKAAFPGVPVRLAYSSKIIRDKIAGEGVQKRSPAQALADMAAEGFTEVAVQSLHSIPGREFTDISATAKAFEGMPKSMGTISVGRPLLSTPEDIALAAQAVLKSLPKRGRGEAVVLMGHGTEHPANAAYSALQLELWKKDPGVFVATVESSPSLEDIIPALKRMGARTVHLLPLMSVAGDHAHNDMAGSEEDSWVSILKAKGFAPKAELTGLGSRPAVARLWIEHLKDAVKELDH; encoded by the coding sequence ATGCGTTCACGCGCAGTCCGTTTCCATTGGTCCCTGTTCGCCGCGGCCCTGCTGTGCCTCTGCCTTTCCGCGCCCGCCTTCGCCGGAGAGCACGGCAAGGCTCCGGAGGCCAAGCGCGGCATTCTGCTGGTGGCCTTCGGCACCAGCGTGCCCGAAGCCGCCGCATCCATCGACGAACTGACGCGGCAGGCCAAGGCGGCCTTCCCCGGCGTGCCCGTGCGCCTAGCCTATTCCTCCAAGATCATCCGCGACAAGATCGCCGGCGAAGGCGTGCAGAAGCGCTCCCCGGCCCAGGCCCTGGCCGACATGGCCGCGGAGGGCTTCACCGAGGTCGCCGTGCAGTCCCTGCATTCCATCCCCGGCCGCGAGTTCACCGACATCAGCGCCACGGCCAAGGCCTTCGAGGGAATGCCCAAGTCCATGGGCACAATCAGCGTGGGCCGCCCGCTGCTCTCCACGCCCGAGGACATCGCCCTGGCCGCCCAGGCCGTGTTGAAAAGCCTGCCCAAACGCGGGCGCGGCGAAGCCGTCGTGCTCATGGGCCACGGCACCGAGCATCCGGCCAACGCGGCTTACTCCGCCCTGCAGCTGGAACTGTGGAAGAAGGATCCCGGCGTGTTCGTGGCCACGGTGGAAAGCAGCCCCAGCCTGGAGGACATCATCCCGGCCCTCAAGCGCATGGGCGCGCGCACCGTGCACCTGCTGCCGCTGATGAGCGTGGCCGGCGACCACGCCCACAACGACATGGCCGGCAGCGAGGAGGACTCCTGGGTCAGCATCCTCAAGGCCAAGGGCTTCGCGCCAAAGGCCGAGCTCACGGGCCTGGGCAGCCGTCCGGCCGTGGCCAGGCTGTGGATCGAGCACCTGAAGGACGCCGTGAAGGAACTGGACCACTAG
- a CDS encoding chemotaxis protein CheA: MRDVIRQCIAPLEERILKLEEGRPTGNDVAPVLEDLGLTHVKFGSAQIISLLDMLADGITPVDENVVTALLRLCEANKKFLYALAGVLEAPRPAAPQPVAEAMPAAAQTLEVQPDAPHADAPHADAAAPDAADDHAKQALAASKQGITSIRVPTERLDSLIELVGKLMVTFAVLSQSGTRGATLSASTLAELDTVITGLQNQVDAIRLVPLKQIFLPMNRLVQSLSQKMGKKVRFVISGDELALDKTIVESLNEPLVHLLRNALDHGLEGPEERAEKGKDETGSVRLTAYRKGDTAYVEVTDDGRGLNAEKILNKARERGLVEEGHEYSEQEIVQFILASGFSTAEKVTDVSGRGVGMDAVANAVRAQLGGDISIENLTGGGSRFLLSIPLSRSVNEGIVDALVCRVGPETLIVPSRDVLEIYAPRAGDLVSLPDGGETVSVRGQIFHLLRLCRHLDLDDACPDIDRGLIITVRMGELSAALLVDEVLRQQQVVVTGFTVPVQDIYTLPILGFGMMGESDALVLDIEKLLAELAAPAAPPAQA, translated from the coding sequence ATGAGGGATGTCATCCGCCAGTGCATCGCCCCGCTGGAGGAGCGCATCCTCAAGCTTGAGGAGGGCCGCCCCACCGGCAACGACGTGGCCCCCGTGCTGGAGGATCTTGGGCTCACGCACGTCAAGTTCGGCTCGGCCCAGATCATCTCGCTCCTGGACATGCTGGCCGACGGCATCACCCCTGTGGACGAGAACGTGGTCACGGCGCTCTTGCGCCTGTGCGAGGCCAACAAGAAATTCCTCTACGCCCTGGCGGGCGTGCTGGAGGCGCCCAGGCCCGCTGCGCCGCAACCCGTGGCCGAGGCCATGCCCGCGGCGGCCCAAACCCTTGAAGTCCAGCCCGACGCGCCCCATGCCGACGCACCCCATGCCGACGCCGCCGCGCCAGACGCCGCCGACGACCACGCCAAACAGGCCCTGGCCGCCAGCAAGCAGGGCATCACCAGCATCCGCGTGCCTACCGAGCGTCTGGACAGCCTGATCGAGCTGGTGGGCAAGCTCATGGTGACCTTCGCCGTGCTTTCGCAGTCCGGCACGCGAGGGGCCACCCTGTCCGCCTCCACCCTGGCGGAGCTGGACACGGTGATCACCGGCCTGCAGAACCAGGTGGACGCCATCCGCCTGGTGCCCCTGAAGCAGATATTCCTGCCCATGAACCGCCTGGTGCAGAGCCTGTCGCAAAAGATGGGCAAAAAGGTGCGCTTCGTCATCAGCGGCGACGAGCTGGCCCTGGACAAGACCATCGTGGAAAGCCTGAACGAACCCTTGGTGCACCTCTTGCGAAACGCCCTGGACCACGGCCTGGAAGGCCCGGAGGAGCGCGCGGAAAAAGGCAAGGACGAGACCGGCAGCGTGCGTCTGACAGCCTACCGCAAGGGCGACACCGCCTATGTGGAGGTCACGGACGACGGCCGGGGCCTCAATGCGGAGAAGATTCTGAACAAGGCCCGGGAGCGCGGCCTGGTGGAGGAAGGCCACGAATACTCCGAGCAGGAAATCGTCCAGTTCATCCTGGCCTCGGGCTTCAGCACCGCCGAGAAGGTCACCGACGTCTCCGGACGGGGCGTGGGCATGGACGCCGTGGCCAACGCCGTGCGCGCGCAGCTCGGCGGCGACATCTCCATCGAGAACCTCACCGGAGGCGGCTCGCGCTTCCTGCTCTCCATCCCGCTGTCGCGCTCGGTGAACGAGGGCATCGTGGACGCGCTGGTGTGCCGCGTTGGCCCGGAGACCCTCATCGTGCCCTCGCGCGACGTGCTGGAGATCTACGCCCCGCGCGCAGGCGACCTGGTGTCCCTGCCCGACGGCGGCGAGACCGTGAGCGTGCGCGGGCAGATATTCCACCTGCTGCGCCTGTGCCGCCACCTGGACCTGGACGACGCCTGCCCGGACATCGACCGCGGCCTCATCATTACCGTACGCATGGGCGAGCTTTCGGCCGCGCTGCTGGTGGACGAGGTGCTGCGCCAGCAGCAGGTGGTGGTCACCGGCTTCACCGTGCCCGTACAGGACATTTACACCCTGCCCATTTTGGGCTTCGGCATGATGGGCGAAAGCGACGCGCTGGTGCTGGACATCGAGAAGCTGCTCGCCGAACTGGCCGCGCCCGCCGCCCCCCCTGCCCAGGCTTGA
- a CDS encoding Hpt domain-containing protein, producing the protein MGDALSEEFFAEVADKYYPQVLEGLELFGSDEVAQGIEILARPLHTIKGVTGFMPGFEAASQLTHKVESFLKKLQAGTLPHSADNISLASYGVNSVFAAIEQIRDLGAPDQAEIDAVCEMLVQASGGAQQGKAAASADCVAREDGPEGPVLRLTAARVHGKAQADQLVAAVLALPQTAPVTLDLSGVTSFGSSVWEDLSGLTGMWTLRVRGLSGAARENFYAWEFDALFPQEPMPAPQQEAGQ; encoded by the coding sequence GTGGGCGACGCGCTCTCCGAGGAATTCTTCGCCGAGGTGGCGGACAAGTATTATCCCCAGGTTCTGGAAGGGCTGGAGCTCTTCGGCTCGGACGAGGTGGCCCAGGGCATCGAGATTCTGGCCCGGCCCCTGCACACCATCAAGGGCGTCACCGGGTTCATGCCCGGCTTCGAGGCCGCCAGCCAGCTCACCCACAAGGTGGAGAGCTTCCTCAAGAAGCTCCAGGCCGGGACCTTGCCCCACAGCGCGGACAACATCTCGCTGGCCTCCTACGGGGTGAACTCCGTGTTCGCAGCCATTGAGCAGATACGCGACCTGGGCGCGCCGGACCAGGCGGAGATCGACGCCGTGTGCGAGATGCTCGTGCAGGCTTCCGGCGGGGCGCAGCAGGGCAAGGCGGCGGCCAGCGCCGACTGCGTGGCCCGCGAGGACGGCCCCGAGGGCCCGGTGCTGCGCCTCACCGCTGCCCGCGTGCACGGCAAGGCCCAGGCCGACCAGCTGGTCGCCGCGGTTCTTGCCCTGCCGCAGACCGCCCCGGTGACCCTGGACCTCTCCGGCGTCACAAGCTTCGGCTCCTCCGTATGGGAGGACCTCTCCGGCCTGACCGGCATGTGGACGCTGCGCGTGCGCGGGCTTTCCGGCGCGGCCAGGGAGAATTTCTACGCCTGGGAGTTCGACGCCCTGTTCCCGCAGGAGCCCATGCCCGCCCCGCAGCAGGAGGCCGGACAATGA
- a CDS encoding response regulator, producing the protein MRALVAEDEFLGRKVLSVFLNTLFEVDVVVNGLEAVEAFKLAHQEGRPYDLLLMDIMMPEMDGLEALRQIRAMEQEQKIRPAVRALMTTALDDPKTVIRSFHDGEASGYIVKPVRKDKLFEELKKLGFITD; encoded by the coding sequence ATGCGCGCATTGGTCGCGGAAGACGAATTCCTGGGCCGGAAGGTGCTTTCGGTCTTCCTGAACACCCTGTTCGAGGTGGACGTGGTGGTCAACGGGCTGGAGGCCGTGGAGGCCTTCAAGCTGGCCCACCAGGAGGGCCGACCCTACGACCTGCTGCTCATGGACATCATGATGCCGGAGATGGACGGGCTGGAGGCCCTGCGGCAGATACGCGCCATGGAGCAGGAGCAGAAAATCCGCCCGGCTGTCCGCGCGCTGATGACCACGGCCCTGGACGACCCCAAGACCGTGATCCGCTCCTTCCACGATGGCGAGGCCTCGGGCTACATCGTCAAGCCCGTGCGCAAGGACAAGCTCTTCGAGGAACTCAAGAAGCTCGGCTTCATAACCGACTAG